From one Brevundimonas sp. PAMC22021 genomic stretch:
- a CDS encoding prolyl oligopeptidase family protein, which translates to MRHLILSAALPALLLAAAPAAFAQAPAAASSAPATTPPPHYPRDLTVEGVKAADDHLALEEVDGAEAMAFVAEENRKALATLTGDRRYEPFRQQAEAILTATDRIPQPSFLGDGIGNFWQDATNPKGVWRRTTLDSYRTEAPRWETLIDIDALAKAEGRDWVFKGASCLAPDDDRCLIMLSDGGKDAVVVREFDVASKAFLTPDSGNGFVLPEGKHRIEWLDRDTLLVATDFGAGTMTESGYPFIVKTLERGQSLADATEVYRGEQGDGGYGVSPSVYRDKDGQVLAVIITRPLDTFRSETWRLVDGKPVKLAAPARVSVYGAIGDRLILSNDEAWRWGGRDVAAGSLLAVSMDELARGSGGLYPDTDPETLFTPEARQSLQSVAVMSDAVLVALSDNVAGRLTRFAFERDGKPVWGGASVDVPANVAVGLGDSSKARDEAFVSFQGFLTPQTLSLADAGEASLAELKSAPAKFDASTHVVEQFEATSSDGTKIPYFITRPRDLAMDGSAPTILFGYGGFQVSLNPAYKPEMGKLWLENGGVFVQANIRGGGEFGPDWHQAALDGERQKAFDDFAAVARDLQQRGITSPRRLGIYGRSNGGVLTSVSITQHPELFNAAVIESPLIDMLRYHELPAGASWIGEYGDPRIPEEAAWIAKYSAYQQLRPDVDYPRVYITTNTRDDRVHPGHARKFAARLGEQGHDHLYFEDTAGGHSNDADPVANARRWARHYVYLAQQLMD; encoded by the coding sequence ATGCGTCACCTGATCCTGTCCGCCGCCCTTCCGGCGCTGTTGCTGGCCGCGGCGCCCGCCGCCTTCGCCCAGGCGCCCGCCGCCGCCTCGTCCGCGCCAGCGACCACGCCGCCGCCGCACTATCCGCGCGATCTGACGGTAGAAGGCGTCAAGGCCGCCGACGACCATCTGGCGCTGGAAGAGGTGGACGGCGCCGAGGCCATGGCGTTCGTGGCCGAGGAGAACCGCAAGGCGCTGGCGACCCTCACCGGCGACCGTCGCTACGAGCCGTTCCGGCAGCAGGCCGAGGCGATCCTTACGGCCACAGACCGCATTCCGCAGCCGAGCTTCCTCGGCGATGGCATCGGCAACTTCTGGCAGGATGCGACCAACCCCAAGGGCGTGTGGCGGCGCACGACGCTGGACAGCTACCGCACCGAGGCGCCCCGGTGGGAGACGCTGATCGACATCGACGCCCTGGCGAAGGCCGAAGGGCGCGACTGGGTGTTCAAGGGCGCAAGCTGCCTGGCGCCGGACGACGACCGCTGCCTGATCATGCTGTCGGACGGCGGCAAGGACGCGGTGGTGGTGCGCGAGTTCGACGTGGCGTCCAAGGCGTTCCTCACTCCGGATTCTGGGAACGGCTTCGTCCTGCCCGAAGGCAAGCACCGGATCGAATGGCTGGACCGCGACACGCTTCTGGTGGCGACCGACTTCGGCGCCGGTACGATGACGGAGTCGGGCTATCCCTTCATCGTCAAGACGCTGGAGCGCGGGCAGTCGCTGGCGGACGCGACCGAAGTCTATCGCGGCGAGCAGGGCGACGGCGGCTATGGCGTCAGCCCCTCGGTCTATCGCGACAAGGACGGCCAGGTGCTGGCGGTCATCATCACCCGCCCCTTGGACACCTTCAGATCCGAGACCTGGCGGCTGGTGGACGGCAAGCCGGTGAAGCTGGCGGCCCCGGCGCGGGTGTCGGTGTATGGCGCGATCGGCGATCGCTTGATCCTGTCCAACGACGAGGCATGGCGCTGGGGCGGACGTGACGTGGCGGCGGGCTCGCTGCTGGCGGTTTCCATGGACGAGCTGGCGCGCGGCTCGGGCGGTCTTTATCCCGATACAGACCCAGAGACCCTGTTCACGCCGGAAGCACGGCAGTCTCTGCAGTCTGTCGCGGTGATGAGCGACGCGGTGCTGGTCGCATTGTCCGACAACGTGGCGGGCCGGCTGACCCGCTTCGCCTTTGAACGGGACGGCAAGCCGGTTTGGGGCGGAGCCTCTGTCGATGTGCCCGCCAATGTCGCCGTCGGACTGGGCGACTCATCCAAGGCGCGCGACGAGGCGTTTGTCTCCTTCCAAGGCTTCCTGACGCCCCAGACGCTGAGCCTGGCGGATGCCGGCGAAGCCTCCCTGGCCGAGCTGAAATCAGCGCCCGCCAAGTTCGATGCCTCGACCCATGTGGTGGAGCAGTTCGAGGCGACGTCGAGCGATGGGACCAAGATCCCCTATTTCATCACCCGTCCGCGAGACCTGGCGATGGACGGATCGGCGCCGACGATCCTGTTCGGCTATGGCGGTTTCCAGGTCAGCCTGAACCCGGCCTACAAGCCCGAGATGGGCAAGCTGTGGCTGGAGAACGGCGGCGTCTTCGTCCAGGCCAACATCCGGGGCGGCGGCGAGTTCGGGCCGGACTGGCACCAGGCGGCGCTCGACGGCGAGCGGCAAAAGGCGTTCGACGATTTCGCCGCCGTTGCGCGCGACCTGCAACAACGGGGCATTACCTCGCCGCGTCGCCTGGGCATCTATGGTCGCTCGAACGGCGGGGTGCTGACCAGCGTATCGATCACCCAGCATCCGGAGCTGTTCAACGCGGCGGTGATCGAAAGCCCGCTGATCGACATGCTGCGCTATCACGAGCTGCCGGCCGGCGCGTCGTGGATCGGCGAATACGGCGACCCGCGCATCCCGGAAGAGGCGGCCTGGATCGCGAAATACTCGGCCTATCAGCAGCTGCGGCCCGACGTGGACTATCCGCGCGTCTACATCACCACCAACACGCGCGATGATCGGGTGCATCCCGGCCATGCCCGCAAGTTCGCCGCGCGCCTGGGCGAGCAGGGCCACGACCACCTGTATTTCGAGGACACGGCCGGCGGCCACTCCAACGACGCCGATCCGGTCGCCAACGCTCGCCGCTGGGCTCGGCACTACGTCTACCTGGCCCAGCAGCTGATGGACTGA
- a CDS encoding prolyl oligopeptidase family protein, giving the protein MIRTSAAAFAALLASTSLSSLAMAQVASPSSSVPAAFATSDATDPYLWLEEVEGERAMQWVREHNEKSLGVLQADARYEPLHQQALEIVQARDRIPGVGFNRDGSLRNFWQDAQHVRGVWRQTTVNSYRTQAPEWETILDIDALAAAEGKNWVYKGVNCLQPDERLCLVSLSDGGKDAVTLREFDAETKTFVDGGIVLPESKGNAAWIDADTLLIARDFGEGSLTNSGYPMVVKRMKRGQPMEQAETIFTGQPTDVSVQGSTLRDADGNIQATLITRAVDFYSSEVFSLGNDGKLTKLSLPAKSDIDALVDGRLVFTTKEDWTAPSGQTFQSGDVIAYPLKGWMADPTVQAQLVLRPTERQAVEGITASRNRLIVALFENVKGAVRVYTPGEGEWAYSTLELPQNVSVGVGSASEADDRVFVSVSGYLNPSSLYLADAATGAVEQVKSTPAKFDAAGMTVDQYEARSADGTMIPYFVVHKADIALDGSNPTLLYGYGGFQSSLLPGYSPTVGKLWLERGGVYVIANTRGGGEFGPRWHDAALQENRQRAHEDFQAVALDLTARRITSQPKLAIMGGSQGGLFMGAMLTQRPDLINGAVIQVPLFDMLRFHKLLAGASWIGEYGNPDVPEERAWIERYSPYQALRAGQPYPEVFIHTSTKDDRVHPGHARKAAARLEDLGYPVLFYENTDGGHAAGANLRETARRLALEYTYLSRRLMDTPAQE; this is encoded by the coding sequence ATGATCCGCACCTCCGCCGCAGCGTTCGCCGCGCTGCTCGCCTCCACCTCGCTGTCGAGCCTCGCCATGGCGCAAGTCGCATCCCCTTCCTCGTCCGTGCCGGCCGCCTTCGCTACGTCGGATGCGACCGACCCCTATCTGTGGCTGGAAGAGGTCGAGGGCGAGCGCGCCATGCAGTGGGTGCGCGAACACAATGAAAAGTCGCTGGGCGTGCTGCAGGCCGACGCCCGCTACGAGCCGCTGCACCAGCAGGCGCTGGAGATCGTCCAGGCGCGCGACCGCATCCCGGGCGTCGGCTTCAACCGCGATGGAAGCCTGAGGAACTTCTGGCAGGACGCCCAGCATGTGCGCGGCGTGTGGCGCCAGACCACGGTGAACAGCTATCGCACCCAGGCGCCCGAGTGGGAGACGATCCTCGACATCGACGCCCTGGCCGCGGCCGAGGGCAAGAACTGGGTCTACAAGGGCGTCAACTGCCTGCAGCCGGACGAGCGGCTGTGCCTAGTGTCGCTGTCGGACGGCGGCAAGGACGCGGTGACGCTGCGCGAGTTCGACGCCGAGACCAAGACGTTCGTCGATGGCGGGATCGTGCTGCCGGAATCCAAGGGGAACGCCGCCTGGATCGATGCGGACACCCTGCTGATCGCGCGCGACTTCGGCGAAGGCAGCCTGACCAACTCGGGCTACCCGATGGTGGTCAAGCGGATGAAGCGCGGCCAGCCGATGGAGCAGGCCGAGACGATCTTCACCGGCCAGCCGACCGACGTGTCGGTGCAGGGCTCGACCCTGCGCGACGCCGACGGAAACATCCAGGCGACGCTGATCACCCGCGCGGTGGATTTCTACTCCAGCGAGGTCTTCAGCCTGGGCAACGACGGCAAGCTGACCAAGCTCAGCCTGCCGGCCAAGTCGGACATCGACGCCCTGGTGGACGGCCGGCTGGTGTTCACCACCAAGGAAGACTGGACCGCGCCCTCGGGCCAGACGTTCCAGTCGGGGGACGTGATCGCCTATCCGCTGAAGGGCTGGATGGCCGATCCCACGGTGCAGGCCCAGCTGGTGCTGCGCCCGACCGAGCGCCAGGCGGTGGAGGGGATCACCGCCAGCCGCAACCGCCTGATCGTCGCCCTGTTCGAGAATGTGAAGGGCGCGGTGCGCGTCTATACGCCGGGCGAGGGCGAGTGGGCCTACAGCACGCTTGAGCTGCCGCAGAACGTCTCGGTGGGGGTCGGCTCGGCGTCTGAGGCGGACGACCGCGTCTTCGTCAGCGTCTCGGGCTATCTGAACCCGTCCAGCCTGTATCTGGCCGACGCCGCGACCGGCGCGGTCGAACAGGTCAAGTCCACGCCGGCCAAGTTCGACGCCGCCGGCATGACGGTGGACCAGTACGAGGCCCGCTCGGCCGACGGGACGATGATCCCCTATTTCGTGGTGCACAAGGCGGACATCGCGTTGGACGGCTCCAACCCGACGCTGCTTTATGGCTATGGCGGGTTCCAGAGCTCGCTGCTGCCCGGCTATTCGCCGACGGTCGGCAAGCTGTGGCTGGAGCGGGGCGGGGTCTATGTGATCGCCAACACGCGCGGCGGCGGCGAGTTCGGGCCGCGCTGGCACGATGCGGCGCTGCAGGAGAACCGCCAGCGGGCGCACGAGGACTTCCAGGCCGTGGCGCTGGACCTGACCGCGCGGCGCATCACCTCCCAGCCCAAGCTGGCGATCATGGGCGGCTCGCAGGGCGGACTGTTCATGGGGGCGATGCTGACCCAACGGCCGGACCTGATCAACGGCGCGGTGATCCAGGTGCCGCTGTTCGACATGCTGCGCTTCCACAAGCTTCTGGCCGGCGCCAGCTGGATCGGCGAGTACGGAAACCCCGACGTCCCGGAGGAGCGCGCCTGGATCGAACGCTATTCGCCCTATCAGGCGCTGCGGGCGGGCCAGCCCTATCCGGAGGTGTTCATCCACACCTCGACCAAGGACGACCGCGTCCACCCCGGCCACGCCCGCAAGGCGGCGGCGCGGCTGGAAGATCTGGGCTATCCGGTGCTGTTCTACGAGAACACCGACGGCGGCCATGCGGCGGGCGCGAACCTGCGCGAGACCGCTCGTCGGCTGGCGCTGGAGTACACCTATCTGTCGCGCCGGCTGATGGACACGCCGGCGCAGGAGTAG
- a CDS encoding potassium channel family protein, protein MKSGKPTPRNGEGLRLRARVRYLYHGSQPPAVRFRMAVIVIDVLIIGFFLAAPILREAGWAFYVADYFVATLLALDLAARAWAYSDWKDWLKRPIVWMDLFILLTLLVPAWAANLGFLRLLRIWTVLNSDFFWRTVGHRFDDTRVEGVVRALAGLVTFVFVATGFVYAFFRGHDGIAGYVDALYFTVAALTTTGFGDVTLPGSVGKLLSIVIMLTGITLFLRVAQTVIKPNKVRYPCDRCGLQTHDPDAVHCKACGNLLCIPDED, encoded by the coding sequence GTGAAGTCTGGAAAGCCGACCCCAAGGAACGGCGAGGGCCTGCGCCTGCGGGCGCGGGTGCGCTATCTCTATCACGGCTCCCAGCCGCCGGCCGTGCGGTTCCGCATGGCGGTGATCGTCATCGACGTGCTGATCATCGGCTTCTTTCTGGCCGCGCCGATCCTGCGCGAGGCGGGATGGGCCTTTTATGTCGCGGACTATTTCGTGGCGACCCTGCTGGCGCTGGACCTGGCGGCGCGGGCCTGGGCCTATTCCGACTGGAAGGACTGGCTGAAGCGGCCGATCGTGTGGATGGACCTGTTCATCCTGCTGACGCTGCTGGTGCCTGCCTGGGCGGCCAACCTCGGCTTCCTGCGGCTGCTGCGCATCTGGACGGTGCTGAACTCCGACTTCTTCTGGCGCACCGTGGGCCACCGCTTCGACGACACGCGGGTCGAGGGCGTCGTGCGTGCGCTGGCCGGACTGGTCACCTTCGTCTTTGTGGCTACGGGCTTCGTCTACGCCTTCTTTCGCGGACACGACGGCATCGCCGGCTATGTGGACGCGCTGTATTTCACCGTGGCGGCGCTGACCACGACGGGCTTTGGCGACGTGACCCTGCCGGGTTCGGTCGGCAAGCTGTTGTCCATCGTCATCATGTTGACGGGGATCACCCTGTTTCTGCGGGTGGCGCAGACGGTGATCAAGCCGAACAAGGTGCGGTACCCTTGCGACCGATGCGGCCTGCAGACGCATGACCCGGACGCGGTCCACTGCAAGGCTTGCGGCAACCTGCTGTGCATCCCGGACGAGGACTGA
- the dapF gene encoding diaminopimelate epimerase yields the protein MTRPFVKMNGAGNDFVVVNALETPFAPTEEQVRTLADRSTGEGFDQLIAIEPSTTADAFMRVWNADGSLVQTCGNALRCVGWLLMQANSSDRVKIDTLGGPTVATRAGDRRVTVDMGEPRLDWTDVPLAEEMDTRGIELQVGPIDDPVLHTPGAVSMGNPHVVFFTDRQDDGFITGSGSLVEHHPLFPEGVNVGFANILERDHIRLRVWERGAGLTQACGTGACAALVASARRGLVNRKARVTVDGGELLIDWDEASGHVFMTGPVEIERTGTLAL from the coding sequence ATGACACGCCCCTTCGTCAAGATGAACGGCGCCGGCAACGATTTCGTCGTGGTCAATGCGCTGGAAACGCCGTTTGCGCCGACCGAGGAGCAGGTGCGGACGCTCGCCGACCGCTCGACCGGCGAAGGCTTTGACCAGCTGATCGCCATCGAGCCCTCGACCACGGCCGACGCCTTCATGCGGGTGTGGAACGCCGACGGCTCCCTGGTGCAGACCTGCGGCAACGCCCTGCGCTGCGTCGGCTGGCTGCTGATGCAGGCGAACAGCTCGGACCGCGTGAAGATCGACACCTTGGGCGGCCCCACCGTCGCCACGCGCGCTGGCGATCGGCGCGTCACCGTGGACATGGGCGAACCCCGCCTCGACTGGACGGACGTGCCGCTGGCCGAGGAGATGGACACACGCGGCATCGAGCTTCAGGTCGGGCCGATCGACGATCCGGTGCTGCACACGCCGGGCGCCGTCTCCATGGGCAATCCGCACGTCGTCTTCTTCACCGACCGGCAGGACGACGGCTTCATCACCGGCTCGGGCTCGCTGGTCGAGCACCACCCGCTGTTCCCTGAAGGGGTCAACGTCGGCTTTGCTAACATTCTGGAGCGCGACCACATCCGCCTGCGGGTTTGGGAGCGCGGGGCCGGCCTGACCCAGGCCTGCGGCACCGGCGCCTGCGCCGCGCTGGTCGCCAGCGCCCGGCGCGGCCTGGTGAACCGCAAGGCGCGCGTCACTGTGGATGGCGGCGAGTTGCTCATCGATTGGGACGAGGCGTCCGGCCACGTCTTCATGACTGGCCCCGTCGAGATCGAACGCACGGGAACGCTCGCGCTCTGA
- a CDS encoding NADP-dependent malic enzyme, whose product MPDLTDKQTFSDNEALEFHRVPTPGKISMAPTKPMATQRDLSLAYSPGVAVPVLAIAADPDKAYDYTAKGNMVAVISNGTAILGLGNLGHMASKPVMEGKSVLFKRFADVDSFDVEVKTTDPAEFVTVVKNIGDTWGGINLEDIKSPECFVIESELQDLLDIPVFHDDQHGTAIISTAGLINACHVAGKKLEEVKVVLAGAGAAGLSSIALMKAAGVKAENTVIVDRDGVVFKGRDHGMDQWKAAHATDTPHRTLAEAMVGADVVLGLSAKGAITTEMVASMAPRPIIFAMANPDPEITPEDVMSVRSDAIIATGRSDYVNQVNNVLAFPYLFRGALDVRARRVNHEMKVACARALAALAREDVPDEVAAAYRGRKLKFGPDYIIPTPFDPRLIWYIPPFVAQAAMDTGVARQPIPDMDAYRTELRSRVDPSAALMQKISSAVRSGPNKRVVFAEGEEPAVIRAAWGFKQAELGTPVLVGREDLIRQNAQEAGLNFDELGIEITNARVSGRNVEYTDWLYEKLQRRGYLRRDVQRMINQDRNYFGATLVAQGEADAMVTGVTRNFNMALREVQRVLEVKETLIGLSILLAKGRTLFVADTSIHELPDACDLAEIAIQAAASVRRLGRNPRVAFLSYSTFGNPPGDRGEKVREAIRILDRRGVDFEYEGEMPPEIALDPKGHPAYAFNRLSKPANILVMPAIHSAAISTKLVQALGGATVIGPLLVGLEKSVQIVPLGASVSEIITAATFAAYHEGPVFHGEGVSSAPKPPAPFIED is encoded by the coding sequence ATGCCCGACCTGACCGACAAGCAGACCTTTTCCGACAACGAGGCGCTGGAATTTCACCGCGTGCCCACGCCGGGCAAGATCTCCATGGCGCCGACCAAGCCGATGGCGACGCAGCGCGACCTGTCGCTGGCCTATTCGCCGGGCGTGGCCGTGCCGGTGCTGGCCATCGCCGCCGATCCGGACAAGGCCTACGACTACACCGCCAAGGGCAACATGGTGGCGGTGATCTCCAACGGCACGGCGATCCTTGGCCTTGGCAACCTCGGCCACATGGCGTCCAAGCCGGTGATGGAAGGCAAGTCGGTGCTGTTCAAGCGCTTCGCCGACGTGGACAGCTTCGACGTCGAGGTGAAGACCACCGACCCGGCCGAGTTCGTCACCGTGGTCAAGAACATCGGCGACACCTGGGGCGGCATCAATCTGGAGGACATCAAGTCCCCCGAATGCTTCGTGATCGAAAGCGAGCTTCAGGACCTGCTGGACATCCCGGTCTTCCATGACGACCAGCACGGCACCGCGATCATCTCCACCGCCGGCCTGATCAACGCCTGCCATGTCGCCGGCAAGAAGCTGGAGGAGGTCAAGGTTGTGCTGGCGGGGGCGGGCGCCGCCGGCCTGTCCTCCATCGCCCTGATGAAGGCGGCGGGGGTGAAGGCGGAGAACACCGTCATCGTCGATCGCGACGGCGTGGTCTTCAAGGGCCGCGACCACGGCATGGACCAGTGGAAGGCCGCCCACGCCACCGACACGCCGCACCGCACCTTGGCAGAGGCCATGGTCGGCGCCGACGTGGTGCTGGGCCTGTCGGCCAAGGGCGCCATCACCACCGAGATGGTGGCCTCCATGGCGCCGCGCCCGATCATCTTCGCCATGGCCAATCCCGATCCGGAGATCACCCCGGAAGACGTGATGAGCGTGCGCTCGGACGCCATCATCGCCACGGGGCGGTCCGACTACGTCAACCAGGTCAACAACGTCCTGGCCTTCCCCTATCTGTTCCGGGGCGCGCTGGACGTGCGCGCGCGGCGGGTGAATCACGAGATGAAGGTCGCCTGCGCCCGCGCGCTGGCGGCGCTCGCCCGCGAGGACGTGCCGGACGAGGTCGCCGCCGCCTATCGCGGCCGCAAGCTCAAGTTCGGCCCCGACTACATCATCCCGACGCCGTTCGATCCGCGCCTGATCTGGTACATCCCGCCGTTCGTCGCCCAGGCGGCGATGGACACGGGCGTGGCGCGCCAGCCGATCCCGGACATGGACGCCTATCGCACCGAGCTGCGCTCGCGCGTCGATCCGTCGGCGGCCCTGATGCAGAAGATTTCCTCGGCCGTGCGCAGCGGGCCCAACAAGCGGGTGGTCTTCGCCGAGGGCGAGGAGCCGGCCGTGATCCGCGCCGCCTGGGGCTTCAAACAGGCCGAGCTGGGCACGCCCGTGCTGGTGGGGCGCGAAGACCTGATCCGCCAGAACGCCCAGGAAGCCGGGCTCAACTTCGACGAACTCGGCATCGAGATCACCAACGCCCGCGTGTCCGGCCGCAACGTCGAATACACCGACTGGCTGTACGAAAAGCTTCAGCGTCGTGGTTATCTGCGCCGCGACGTGCAGCGGATGATCAATCAGGACCGCAACTACTTCGGCGCGACCCTGGTGGCCCAGGGCGAGGCCGACGCCATGGTCACGGGCGTCACCCGCAACTTCAACATGGCGCTGCGCGAGGTTCAGCGCGTGCTGGAGGTCAAGGAGACACTGATCGGCCTGTCGATCCTCTTGGCCAAAGGCCGCACCCTGTTCGTGGCCGACACCTCGATCCATGAGCTGCCCGACGCCTGCGACCTGGCCGAGATCGCCATCCAGGCGGCGGCCTCGGTGCGGCGGCTGGGTCGCAATCCGCGCGTGGCCTTTCTGTCCTATTCGACCTTCGGCAACCCGCCGGGTGACCGGGGCGAAAAGGTGCGCGAGGCCATCCGCATCCTGGACCGTCGCGGCGTCGACTTCGAATACGAAGGCGAAATGCCGCCCGAGATCGCGCTCGACCCTAAGGGTCACCCCGCCTATGCCTTCAACCGGCTCAGCAAGCCGGCCAACATCCTGGTCATGCCCGCGATCCACTCGGCCGCCATATCCACCAAGCTGGTGCAGGCGCTGGGCGGCGCGACCGTGATCGGGCCGCTGCTGGTCGGTTTGGAGAAATCGGTGCAGATCGTGCCTCTGGGCGCCTCGGTCAGCGAGATCATCACCGCCGCCACCTTCGCCGCCTATCACGAAGGCCCCGTGTTCCACGGCGAGGGCGTGTCATCGGCGCCCAAGCCGCCAGCGCCGTTCATCGAGGACTGA
- the rsmI gene encoding 16S rRNA (cytidine(1402)-2'-O)-methyltransferase, which produces MTDAAPPFPPTAPPPRRVASGLYLVATPIGNLRDITLRALDVLQAADLVLAEDTRVTAKLLQAYGLKARLERCDDHASARAAEIAVERLQAGEVVALVSDAGTPMVSDPGFVVARAAITADLPVHPIPGPSSLLAALCIAGLPADRVLFAGFLPPKSAARRTLLESLKGPGQTLVFFESGPRLADSLKDMAAVLGSRPAAVARELTKLYEECVRGALDVLAVDPRLQSPKGEIVVVVAPGAAEVVSEADADAALAEALTRLPPGEAASEVSRALDLPRKALYRRALEMQGR; this is translated from the coding sequence ATGACCGACGCCGCCCCGCCGTTTCCGCCCACAGCGCCTCCGCCCCGCCGCGTGGCGTCCGGCCTTTATCTGGTCGCTACGCCGATCGGGAACCTGCGCGACATCACCCTGCGCGCGCTGGACGTGCTTCAGGCGGCCGACCTGGTGCTGGCGGAGGACACCCGCGTCACCGCCAAGCTGCTGCAGGCCTATGGGCTGAAGGCGCGGCTGGAACGCTGCGACGATCATGCCTCGGCGCGTGCGGCTGAGATCGCCGTCGAGCGGCTGCAGGCCGGCGAGGTCGTGGCCTTGGTATCAGACGCGGGCACCCCGATGGTCAGCGACCCCGGCTTCGTGGTCGCCCGCGCCGCGATCACCGCCGACCTGCCCGTCCATCCGATCCCCGGCCCGTCCAGCCTGCTCGCGGCCCTGTGCATCGCCGGCCTGCCTGCCGACCGCGTGCTGTTCGCCGGCTTCCTGCCGCCCAAGTCCGCCGCCCGCCGCACCCTGCTGGAAAGCCTGAAGGGGCCGGGCCAGACCCTGGTCTTCTTCGAAAGCGGTCCGCGCCTGGCCGACAGCCTCAAGGACATGGCCGCCGTGCTGGGCTCCCGCCCCGCCGCCGTCGCCCGCGAGCTGACCAAGCTGTACGAAGAGTGCGTGCGCGGCGCGCTGGACGTCCTCGCCGTCGATCCGCGCCTGCAGTCGCCCAAGGGCGAGATCGTCGTGGTGGTGGCGCCCGGCGCGGCCGAGGTCGTGTCGGAGGCCGACGCCGATGCGGCTCTGGCCGAGGCCCTGACGCGCCTGCCGCCGGGCGAGGCTGCGTCCGAAGTCTCCCGCGCCCTCGATCTGCCGCGCAAGGCCCTCTATCGCCGCGCGCTGGAGATGCAGGGACGGTGA
- a CDS encoding YraN family protein translates to MKPERLRPNAPARTAKRPWRQALGGRAHRQGHGAEWIAAAWLMLKGYQVLGFRLKTRAGEIDLLVRRGSVLAVVEVKRRRSMVEAQAALAADQYARLLAAGEAAMRHRPALKDLRLRIDMVALAPGRFPRHLCGVDRSAPGDRRIR, encoded by the coding sequence GTGAAGCCGGAACGGCTTCGTCCGAATGCGCCCGCACGGACGGCAAAGCGGCCGTGGCGCCAGGCCTTGGGCGGTCGCGCGCACCGGCAGGGGCACGGCGCCGAGTGGATCGCCGCCGCCTGGCTGATGCTGAAGGGCTATCAGGTCCTCGGCTTTCGCCTGAAGACCCGCGCGGGCGAGATCGACCTGCTGGTCCGACGCGGCTCCGTCCTGGCGGTGGTCGAGGTCAAGCGACGCCGCTCGATGGTCGAGGCGCAGGCCGCACTCGCCGCCGACCAATACGCCCGCCTCCTCGCGGCGGGCGAGGCCGCGATGCGTCATCGGCCGGCTTTAAAAGACCTGCGGTTGCGAATCGATATGGTGGCGCTGGCTCCCGGCCGTTTTCCAAGGCATCTTTGTGGCGTTGACCGCTCCGCGCCCGGAGACCGGAGGATCAGGTGA
- a CDS encoding transglutaminase family protein → MTREEAEDTLTQAGPCEDGDFPLLEAAIACAIHDYPFRDCEPVRVLARNAGERLKERIGGESPDDALAETMAADLRLNGDLLSYDHPCNTDIIDVAERRRGLSAALAIFYLDAARRAGLQAAGVDFPGHFLMRVETPDGPVALDPFSQGRLVLPSELTRRALRAGLTPHVADRLDLLMAPVSDRHALIRLQNVLFSRAIKASDYEAAERAALRRALLDPTDHRPWLDVAAAREKQGALAGALDALSRARSLDGPAEALRSTSFDRVRMQLN, encoded by the coding sequence GTGACGCGAGAGGAAGCCGAGGACACGCTGACGCAAGCCGGTCCATGCGAGGACGGCGACTTTCCGCTTCTGGAAGCGGCCATTGCCTGCGCCATCCACGACTATCCGTTCCGCGATTGCGAGCCGGTGCGGGTTCTGGCCCGCAACGCCGGCGAACGGCTGAAGGAGCGGATCGGCGGCGAAAGTCCCGACGACGCCCTGGCCGAAACCATGGCCGCCGACCTTCGGCTCAACGGCGACCTGCTCAGCTACGACCATCCCTGCAATACCGACATCATCGATGTGGCGGAGCGCCGGCGTGGCCTGTCGGCCGCCCTGGCCATCTTCTATCTCGACGCGGCGCGACGCGCGGGGCTTCAGGCGGCGGGCGTCGATTTTCCGGGCCACTTCCTGATGCGGGTTGAGACGCCGGACGGGCCGGTCGCCCTGGATCCGTTCAGCCAGGGCCGTCTGGTTCTGCCCAGCGAGCTGACGCGGCGCGCGCTGCGGGCGGGCCTGACGCCGCACGTGGCCGACCGGCTGGACCTGTTGATGGCGCCGGTCAGCGACCGCCACGCCCTGATCCGCCTTCAGAACGTGCTGTTCAGCCGCGCCATCAAGGCTTCGGATTATGAGGCGGCCGAACGGGCGGCCCTGCGACGCGCCCTGCTGGACCCGACCGACCACCGGCCGTGGCTGGATGTCGCGGCCGCGCGCGAGAAACAAGGCGCGCTCGCTGGCGCGCTGGACGCGCTGTCGCGCGCCCGCAGCCTGGACGGCCCGGCCGAGGCCCTGCGCTCCACCAGCTTCGATCGCGTGCGGATGCAGCTGAACTGA